One Aphidius gifuensis isolate YNYX2018 linkage group LG3, ASM1490517v1, whole genome shotgun sequence DNA window includes the following coding sequences:
- the LOC122853307 gene encoding phosphatidylinositol 4,5-bisphosphate 3-kinase catalytic subunit beta isoform encodes MNHSNNSGMNHYIDDSMNITKPIMMVEIPETLSYDYWFTKRASDFVELTCLLPNGVVVPLETNRNSTLAEIKDELWDEAIKYPLQVQLNNSESYLFSCINSTNAEAIELRDESRRLCDVKPFCSVLKVIKQLSKKTEEHLDSDISLLIGKGLHEFDSLQNTEVNDFRKKSRVLGEEIALARMNYSWEEKVRYQYPSRLSTSDDIPKTVLDKIKDGNIVLVTKFEHTEATTFTFQIAHTSTPHQLIVQFLTKRANRQLSKVEEKPNDFCLKVCGQEEYLIGNYPLINFIYIQECLSRDVTPIIVVVNSDTIDIDNNSNNNDIKLTPTTSTLRPNNKNKRESAWKIKDKFKFTVNNISRLNSDAEQRTVEIVLQAGLFYGGKSLCESQKTKEKIVNAAGNCEWDNEILNFDICICDIPHNARLCFVLYEISKSSKGAGGRRLIKDPKQEYFMNPLSWVNTTVYDFKSQFKNGSIILYTWAYVEDIQNEDLLNPLGAVVSNSRVNCAAAITLTFPNLCNNNKTVEYPSFDKIIAYAKALRDNKLLIKNNNNNNSNNNNNSSSNNNDSNDVNDNYDNDNSSSLYNEIIINRDDTKQKLIIEKINNDDNPNKLQQFEKIKLLAESDPLHELHEQDRKTIWAMRTHISHQIPTLLSKLLHCFEWNDHEDVAEATLLVSTWPKLPVEKALELLDYAYADRTVRSFAVSCIKDISDDDLSLYLLQLVQALKHENYLYCDLTEFLLRRALNNQRIGHFLFWHLRSEMHVKSVSIRFGLILEAYCRGCQKHIITLQRQVAFLDILKTSSEQIKLKKDRKNALLGLNDQLKDSYYETSLTNILCPIEPGIRLKKIKIDKCRIMDSKMRPLWLVFENSDPFGDDVFIIMKHGDDLRQDMLTLQMLRIMDKLWKREGLDFRMNPYHCISTENKVGMIEVVLEADTIANIQKEKGIFTATSAFRKESLLSWLKDRNDSEVSLNKAILEFTLSCVGYSVATYVLGIADRHSDNIMLKKNGQLFHIDFGHILGHFKEKFGIRRERVPFVLTLDFVHVINKGQTGKEQVKEFQQFRDYCERAFLILRKHGSFILSLFAMMISTGLPELSSEKDLNYLRDTLVLSMTEDEAKKHFRKKFDEALCNSWKTSLNWTSHNMAKNNKVT; translated from the exons atgaatcatAGTAATAATAGTGGTATGAATCATTACATTGATGACTCAATGAATATTACAAAACCCATCATGATGGTTGAAATACCAGAAACATTGAGTTATGATTATTGGTTTACAAAAAGAGCTAGTGATTTTGTTGAGTTGACATGTCTATTGCCAAATGGTGTTGTTGTACCACTTGAAACAAATAGAAATTCAACATTAGCTGAAATAAAAGAT gaaCTTTGGGATGAGGCAATTAAATATCCACTTCaagttcaattaaataattcggaatcatatttattttcatgtataaaTAGTACAAATGCTGAGGCAATTGAATTACGTGATGAAAGTAGACGTTTATGTGATGTTAAACCATTTTGTTCAGTACTCAAagttattaaacaattaagtaaaaaaacagAGGAACATTTAGATTCAGATATTAGTTTACTTATTGGTAAAGGTTTACATGAATTTGATTCATTACAAAATACTGAGGTTAATGATTTTCGTAAAAAATCAAGAGTACTTGGTGAAGAAATAGCATTAGCTAGAATGAATTATAGCTGGGAGGAAAAAGTACGTTATCAATATCCATCAAGGCTATCAACAAGTGATGATATACCTAAAACtgtacttgataaaattaaagatgGAAATATTGTACTTGTTACTAAATTTGAACATACTGAG gcAACAACATTTACATTTCAAATAGCACATACATCAACACCACATCAATTAATTGTACAATTTCTAACAAAACGTGCAAATCGTCAATTATcaaaagttgaagaaaaaccaaatgatttttgtttaaaagtaTGTGGCCAAGAAGAATATTTAATTGGTAATTAtccattaataaattttatatatatacaagaatGTTTATCACGTGATGTAACAccaataattgttgttgttaatagtGATACAATtgacattgataataatagcaataataatgatattaaattaacaccaacaacatcaacattacgtccaaataataaaaataaacgtgAATCAGCatggaaaataaaagataaatttaaatttactgttaataatatatcacgTTTAAATTCTGATGCTGAACAACGTACTGTTGAAATAGTATTACAAGCTGGTTTATTTTATGGTGGTAAATCATTATGTGAAAGTCAAAAaaccaaagaaaaaattgtcaatgcTGCTGGTAATTGTGAATGggataatgaaatattaaattttgatatatgtatatgtgatATACCACATAATGCTAGATTATGTTTTGTACTTTATGAAATAAGTAAATCATCAAAAGGTGCTGGTGGACGTAGATTAATAAAAGATCCAAAACaagaatattttatgaatCCATTATCATGGGTTAATACAActgtttatgattttaaatcacaatttaaaaatggctcaataatattatacacaTGGGCATACGTTGAAGATATACAAAATGAAGATTTATTAAATCCACTTGGTGCTGTTGTATCAAATTCACGTGTTAATTGTGCAGCAGCAATAACATTAACATTTCCAAATTTatgtaacaacaataaaacagTTGAGTATCcatcatttgataaaattattgcatACGCAAAAGCATTACgtgataataaattgttaataaaaaataacaacaacaataacagtaacaacaacaataatagcAGTAGCAACAATAATGATAGTAATGATgtcaatgataattatgataatgacAACAGCAGTAGTTtatacaatgaaataattataaatagagatgacacaaaacaaaaattaataattgaaaaaattaataatgatgataatccaaataaattacaacaatttgaaaaaataaaattgttagcTGAAAGTGATCCATTGCATGAGTTACATGAACAAGATAGAAAAACAATATGGGCAATGAGAACACATATATCACATCAAATACcaacattattatcaaaattattacattgtTTTGAATGGAATGATCATGAAGATGTTGCTGAAGCAACACTACTTGTAAGTACATGGCCAAAATTACCAGTTGAAAAAGCACTTGAATTACTTGATTATGCATATGCTGATAGAACTGTTAGAAGTTTTGCTGTAAGTTGTATTAAAGATATatctgatgatgatttaaGTTTATATTTACTACAACTTGTACAAGCActtaaacatgaaaattatttatattgtgatttaacagaatttttattacgtcgtgcattaaataatcaacgtattggacattttttattttggcatTTACGATCTGAAATGCATGTTAAATCAGTATCAATTAGATTTGGTTTAATATTAGAAGCATATTGTCGTGGTTGTCAAAAACATATTATAACATTACAAAGACAAGTTGCATTTTtagatatattaaaaacatcaTCTGAACaaattaaacttaaaaaagaTCGTAAAAATGCATTACTTGGTTTAAATGATCAATTAAAAGATTCATATTATGAAACATCATTGACAAATATATTGTGTCCAATTGAACCTGgtattagattaaaaaaaataaaaattgataaatgtcgAATAATGGATAGTAAAATGCGTCCATTATGGcttgtatttgaaaattctGATCCATTTGGTGatgatgtatttattataatgaaacaTGGTGATGATTTACGACAAGATATGTTGACATTACAAATGTTAAGAATAATGGATAAGCTATGGAAACGTGAAGGTCTTGATTTTCGAATGAATCCATATCATTGTATATCAACTGAAAATAAAGTTGGTATGATTGAAGTTGTCTTGGAAGCTGATACAATTgcaaatatacaaaaagaaaaaggtaTATTTACAGCAACATCAGCATTTCGtaaagaatcattattatcatggtTAAAAGATCGTAATGACAGTGaagtatcattaaataaaGCAATACTTGAATTTACATTGAGTTGTGTTGGTTATTCTGTTGCTACATATGTACTTGGTATTGCTGATCGTCATTCAGATAATATTatgcttaaaaaaaatggacaattatttcatattgATTTTGGTCATATACTTGGacattttaaagaaaaatttggtATACGTAGAGAACGTGTACCATTTGTATTGACACTTGATTTTGTTCATGTTATTAATAAAGGACAAACTGGAAAAGAACAAGTTAAAGAATTTCAACAATTTCGAGATTATTGTGAAAGAGCATTTCTTATATTGAGAAAACATGGAAGTTttatattgtcattatttgCAATGATGATATCAACTGGTCTACCTGAGTTATCATCAGAAAAAGATCTTAATTATTTACGTGATACATTGGTACTTTCAATGACTGAGGATGAAGCTAAAAaacattttcgtaaaaaatttgatgaagcATTGTGTAATTCTTGGAAGACTTCACTCAATTGGACATCACATAATAtggctaaaaataataaagtcacgtaa
- the LOC122853309 gene encoding insulin-like growth factor III: MFNLNYKCLIIILLTIYCVKSQSSHEFHHRKRCSRVLSDALSLLCGKIYNMPSASQFDDSNGPGIVEECCYHACSVSQLEKYCGNPTSNKSEQSQKDT, from the exons atgtttaatttaaattacaagtgtttaataataattttattaacaatatattgtGTTAAATCACAATCATCACATGAATTTCATCATAGAAAACGTTGTTCACGTGTATTATCTGAtgcattatcattattatgtggtaaaatatacaatatgcCAAGTGCATCACAATTTGATGATTCAAATGGTCCTGGTATTGTTGAAGAATGCTGTTACCATGCATGTAGCGTATcacaattagaaaaatattgtgGTAATCCAACGAGTAATAAATCAGAACAATCACa aaAAGATACTTGA
- the LOC122853311 gene encoding protein white-like: protein MTVTEEKLPLVLSGPSTSAGNQRASYNSVSIHEAKINDPNDLRDNSETVLRMDSILSSRTTSNSINQGPDKITYTWSEVNGYATTNNGRTWNSLFYRKKPIEQKHILKDVCGVAYPGELLVIMGSSGAGKTTLLNALTFRSSRGVTVSGTMAANGKRVTSSVLTSRTAYVQQDDLFVGTLTVREHLLFQAMVRMDRHIPYLQRVKRVNEVISELALTKCRDTNIGIPGRVKGLSGGEMKRLSFASEVLTDPPLMFCDEPTSGLDSFMAHQVVSVLKALAARGKTIIVTLHQPSSELFTLFDRILLMAEGRVAFMGSPEDACEFFKNMGAVCPSNYNPADYFVQVLAVVPGKESSCRHTINSVCDEFQRSEQGIKISNDAEMIQGEFEESLRESSNKTGNNQTSSSPYKASWCEQFRAVLWRSWLSVIKEPILIKVRLLQTLMVSLLIGLIYYGQKLDQDGVMNINGALFIFLTNMTFQNVFAVISVFCAELPIFLREHRNGMYRTDIYFICKTLAEAPIFIAVPFLFTTIVYPMVGLYPDFNHYLVAVVVMILIANVATSFGYLISCSSTNISMALSVGPPVIIPFLLFGGFFLNTASVPSYFEWFSYLSWFRYGNEALLINQWSEVETIACTRSNATCPKSGHMVLQTYNFNEEDMSMDIIGLVVLIISFRFFAFLALLTKTFRRN from the exons ATGACTGTCACTGAAGAAAAATTACCATTGGTATTATCTGGTCCATCAACATCAGCTGGTAATCAACGAGCTTCGTATAATTCTGTTTCAATA cATGaagcaaaaattaatgatCCAAATGATTTACGAGATAATTCAGAGACTGTTTTACGAATggattcaattttatcatcaagaacAACATCAAATTCAATTAATCAAGGTCCtgataaaataacatataCATGGAGTGAAGTTAATGGATAtgcaacaacaaataatggaCGTACTTGgaatagtttattttatcgtAAAAAACCAATTGAACAAAAACACATATTAAAAGATG ttTGTGGTGTAGCATATCCTGGTgaattattagtaataatgGGTTCATCAGGAGCTGGTAAAACAACTTTATTAAATGCCTTGACATTTAGATCAAGTAGAGGTGTTACTGTATCTGGTACAATGGCTGCAAATGGTAAAAGAGTTACATCAAGTGTACTTACATCAAGAACAGCTTATGTACAACaagatgatttatttgttGGTACATTAACTGTACGtgaacatttattatttcaagcaATGGTTAGAATGGATAGACATATACCATATTTACAACGTGTCAAGAGAGTCAATGAAGTTATATCTGAATTGGCATTGACAAAATGTAGAGATACTAATATTGGAATACCTGGAAGAGTTAAAGGTTTATCTGGTGGTGAAATGAAAAGATTATCATTTGCATCTGAGGTACTTACTGATCCACCACTGATGTTTTGTGATGAACCAACATCTGGACTTGATTCATTTATGGCACATCAAGTTGTTTCTGTTCTCAAAGCTTTGGCAG ccagaggaaaaacaattattgtaaCACTTCATCAACCTTCATCTGAATTATTTACTCTATTTGATAGAATTCTTCTTATGGCTGAAGGAAGAGTTGCATTTATGGGAAGTCCTGAAGATgcttgtgaattttttaaaaa tatgggAGCAGTATGTCCAAGTAATTACAATCCAGCTGATTATTTTGTTCAAGTATTAGCTGTTGTACCAGGTAAAGAATCATCATGTAGACATACAATAAATTCAGTTTGTGATGAATTTCAAAGAAGTGAACAaggtataaaaatatcaaatgatgCTGAAATGATACAAGGAGAATTTGAAGAATCACTCAGagaatcatcaaataaaactGGTAATAATcaaacatcatcatcaccttACAAAGCATCATGGTGTGAACAATTTCGTGCTGTATTATGGAGATCCTGGTTGTCTGTTATCAAAGagccaattttaattaaagtcAGGCTGCTTCAAACATTG ATGGTGTCTTTGTTAAttggattaatttattacggacaaaaacttgatcaagatggtGTTATGAATATCAATGgtgcattatttatatttttaacaaatatgaCATTTCAAAATGTATTTGCTGTCATAagt GTATTTTGTGCTGAATTACCAATATTTTTACGTGAACATCGTAATGGAATGTACAGaacagatatttattttatttgcaagACTCTTGCTGAGGCACCAATATTCATTGCAGTACCATTTCTTTTTACAACAATTGTCTATCCAATGGTTGGTCTGTATCCAGATTTTAATCATTAtcttgttgctgttgttgtgaTGATTCTCATAGCCAATGTTGCAACATCatttg GATATCTTATTTCATGCTCAAgtacaaatatttcaatggCATTATCTGTTGGTCCACCTGTTATCattccatttttattatttggtggtttttttttaaacacagc ATCTGTTCCATCATATTTTGAGTGGTTTTCTTACTTGTCATGGTTTCGATATGGTAACGAGGCACTTTTAATTAATCAGTGGTCAGAGGTTGAAACAATAGCTTGCACAAGAAGTAATGCGACCTGTCCCAAGTCAGGCCACATGGTTCTTCAAACGTATAACTTTAATGAG gaaGACATGTCGATGGATATCATTGGtcttgttgttttaattattagttttagattttttgcATTTCTCGCTCTTCTCACCAAGACATTTCgtagaaattaa
- the LOC122853310 gene encoding uncharacterized protein LOC122853310 produces the protein MKLKSKLEVEEISVKKNKGVNQDSSRSFNNKSKKIYPQHYDHSYVKNIIIDCVNDDCLAEIFTYVPTCERPKLAVVCKKWKRALDDSWFNAKKLELIYWRWDEYPNCLEKYPTIDEKLSFLKSLLNNCGRYLTKLDLTAYDHCNIVPVVNDYCPNLVRLRLRFTSIDDVLLFNAFTRLSKLKSLTIIFQNMKSKLIPLTLLNSLRNVADTLTELNMLHFIDHYDDRCDYPKEFDCVIRELKSLKRFEDAGIHTFLDISTYISDNKISHYTHNFYTPYSTSLSTITELKLRIWPIQDNSLYNIANTIKNLKLLWVRSDRITDDGVVAISKMNNLQYLGFLGSNHVTDYSIKLLKNMKRLILPRSNKITDYSVTKVLENSPNMEKLCVMGTSVTAKFFKKAAEISNNRKTHLYFYISFIPDIKQSESPYIKIFVAKFKAKCSTPKNFIKK, from the exons atgaaattaaaaagtaaattagaGGTTGAAGAAAtctctgtaaaaaaaaataagggtgTAAATCAAGATTCATCAcgttcatttaataataaaagtaaaaag ATTTACCCTCAGCATTACGATCATTCATatgtcaaaaatataataattgattgtgttaatgatgattgctTGGCTGAAATATTCACGTATGTGCCAACATGTGAGAGACCGAAACTTGCAGTGG tatgcaaaaaatggaaaagagCCCTTGATGATTCTTGGTTTAATgccaaaaaacttgaattaatttattggcGATGGGATGAGTATCCAAATTGTTTGGAAAAATATCcaacaattgatgaaaaattaagttttttaaaatcactgttaaataattgtggtcgttatttaacaaaattagacTTGACAGCATATGATCATTGTAATATAGTTCCAGTTGTTAATGATTATTGTCCAAACCTCGTGAGACTTCGATTGAGATTCACCTCCATTGACgatgtattattattcaatgcaTTTACACGTCTATCTAAACTaaaatcattaacaattatattccAAAATatgaaaagtaaattaataccTTTGACTTTATTGAATTCATTGAGAAACGTTGCTGATACATTGACTGAACTGAATATGTTACATTTCATCGATCACTACGATGACCGCTGTGATTATCCAAAAGAATTTGACTGT GTGATTCGTGAACTAAAATCCCTGAAACGTTTTGAAGATGCTGGTATACACACGTTCCTGGATATATCCACATATAtcagtgataataaaatatctcaTTATACCCATAATTTCTATACTCCTTATTCAACTTCTCTATCAACAATCACGGAATTAAAATTACGTATATGGCCAATTCAAGATAATAGTTTGTATAATATTGCTAATACCATTAAgaacttaaaattattatgggTACGTAGTGACCGGATAACCGATGATGGTGTAGTAGCAATTtcaaagatgaataatttacaatatcttGGTTTTCTTGGTTCTAATCACGTCACTGATTATTCAATCAAATTGCTTAAAAACATGAAGAGACTAATATTACCTCGtagcaataaaattactgattATTCAGTCACAAAAGTTCTCGAAAATTCACCAAATATGGAGAAGCTCTGTGTTATGGGAACAAGTGTGACtgctaaatttttcaaaaaagcagcagaaatatcaaataatcgAAAaacacatttgtatttttacatTTCATTTATACCTGATATAAAGCAATCTGAATCgccatatattaaaatttttgtagcAAAATTCAAGGCCAAATGTTCAAcacctaaaaattttataaaaaaatag
- the LOC122853308 gene encoding protein Spindly-like, whose product MTNESTYEYAAELNKTDGAKYDEDDDVDNLKKQITNLAIVNEQYQQDLHSLQSKLNVEHKIQNELQESNENLEQIVKKHQDVMKQKIHEIEEKHAAEKQDLFVRLSDLESESTKKTETIEELKLKLKKSYEKIEELSVTECESTVVDDSSLLHQQMQNLIDQLSQKDAICRELEEYNKHSSNEISELREILDSTKIQLLEKNTLLETIKDEFAECKIELESIKNVPANANCKGNSLFAEVEDRRQKMLDNMTSMKTKYYEAKKIVDDKNREIKSLKAELAAVLRKFEDDTVETLQQNINLSDKYKNRITELEIKLKDKLKIIKNLEEQKMIPINDEFSFFQSLVETKKNEIESLEKQLENVSINAVLEEEMKHKMGRQLRYWRCKAMSSEAQLVSIKMYLESNSDPKNDEIQKILKESLSKNPKLEETLDITHKIPSVINESEYTLDKLLPKKLNLTQTITDYSMIDNKNYNTDDNDNKNLPLEQTIVMNETIEETILAPSTINIQNCPSIFIKPSSPISNQANLQNKNTTSSIKTTTTTKQDKKILRFSDDTIDPEPKILKRQQSTPKYPIIFVSSKSKKPL is encoded by the exons ATGACAAACGAGTCGACTTATGAGTATGCTgctgaattaaataaaactgatGGAGCCAAgtatgatgaagatgatgatgttgataatttaaaaaaacaaataacaaatctTGCAATTGTTAATGAACAATATCAACAAGATTTACATTCATTGCAGAGTAAATTAAATGTTGAACATAAAATACAGAATGAATTGCAAGAAAGTAATGAAAATTTGGAGCAAATTGTCAAGAAACATCAAGATgttatgaaacaaaaaattcatgaaattgaagaaaa gcATGCTGCTGAAAAACAAGATTTATTTGTTCGTCTTTCAGATCTTGAAagtgaatcaacaaaaaaaacagaaacaattgaagaattaaaattaaagctaaaaaaaagttatgaaaaaattgaagaattatCAGTTACTGAATGTGAATCAACTGTTGTTGATGACTCATCATTGTTGCATCAACAAatgcaaaatttaattgatcaattgTCACAAAAAGATGCTATTTGTAGAGAGCTTGAAGAGTATAATAAACACTCTTCAAATGAAATATCTGAGCTACGTGAAATTCTTGATTCAACAAAGATTcaattgttggaaaaaaatacattgttaGAAACAATTAAAGATGAATTTGCTGaatgtaaaattgaattagaatcaattaaaaatgttcCAGCAAATGCAAATTGCaaag GTAACTCATTATTTGCAGAAGTTGAAGATCGTCGTCAAAAGATGCTTGACAATATGACTtcaatgaaaacaaaatattacgaagcaaaaaaaattgttgatgataaaaatagagAAATAAAATCTCTAAAAGCTGAACTTGCTGCTGTACTACGTAAATTTGAAGATGATACTGTTGAAACacttcaacaaaatataaatttatcagataaatataaaaatcgtaTAACAGAATTGGAAATAAAgctaaaagataaattaaaaataattaaaaatcttgaagaacaaaaaatgataccaattaatgatgaatttagTTTCTTTCAATCACTtgttgagacaaaaaaaaatgaaattgaaagcTTAGAAAAACAGCTAGAAAATGTATCAATAAATGCTGTACTTGAAGAAGAAATGAAACACAAAATGGGAAGACAGCTAAGATACTGGAGATGTAAAGCAATGTCAAGTGAAGCACAGcttgtatcaataaaaatgtacTTGGAATCAAATTCAGAtccaaaaaatgatgaaatacaaaaaattttaaaagaaagtTTATCTAAAAATCCAAAATTAGAAGAAACACTTGATATAACTCATAAAATACCAAGTGTTATTAATGAAAGTGAATATACACTTGATAAATTactaccaaaaaaattaaatttaactcaAACAATAACAGATTATTCaatgattgataataaaaattacaacactgatgataatgacaataaaaatttaccactTGAGCAAACAATTGTCATGAATGAAACAATTGAAGAAACAATATTGGCaccatcaacaattaatattcaaaattgtcCTTCAATTTTCATCAAGCCATCATCACCAATATCTAATCAAgctaatttacaaaataaaaatactactTCAAgcataaaaacaacaacaacaacaaaacaagataaaaaaatattgagattCAGTGATGATACTATTGATCCAGAGCCAAAAATTCTTAAACGTCAACAATCAACTCCAAAATatccaataatttttgtatcaagtaaatcaaaaaaacctttgtaa